From the Castor canadensis chromosome 9, mCasCan1.hap1v2, whole genome shotgun sequence genome, one window contains:
- the LOC141410850 gene encoding alcohol dehydrogenase S chain-like isoform X1: MSTAGKVIKCKAAVLWEIKKPLSIEEVEVAPPKAHEVRIKVSSLLCCQKAYGVSVIVGVPPDSQSLSMNPMMLLTGRTWKGAIFGGFKSKDSVPKLVDDFMAKKFPLDSLITNVLSFEKTNERFDLLHSGKREILSFFLY, from the exons ATGAGCACAGCAGGAAAG GTAATAAAATGCAAAGCAGCTGTGCTGTGGGAGATAAAGAAACCCCTTTCCATTGAGGAGGTGGAGGTAGCACCCCCTAAGGCCCATGAAGTTCGTATTAAG GTTTCTTCCCTCTTATGCTGTCAAAAGGCCTATGGTGTGAGCGTCATTGTGGGAGTGCCTCCTGATTCCCAAAGCCTCTCAATGAACCCTATGATGCTATTGACTGGACGCACCTGGAAAGGAGCAATATTTGGTG GTTTTAAAAGTAAAGATTCTGTCCCTAAACTTGTGGATGATTTTATGGCTAAAAAGTTTCCATTGGATTCATTAATAACCAATGTGTTGTCTTTTGAAAAAACTAATGAAAGATTTGACCTGCTTCACTCTGGAAAGAGggaaattttaagtttctttttatacTAG
- the LOC141410850 gene encoding alcohol dehydrogenase S chain-like isoform X2, which yields MSTAGKVIKCKAAVLWEIKKPLSIEEVEVAPPKAHEVRIKVSSLLCCQKAYGVSVIVGVPPDSQSLSMNPMMLLTGRTWKGAIFGVYVPS from the exons ATGAGCACAGCAGGAAAG GTAATAAAATGCAAAGCAGCTGTGCTGTGGGAGATAAAGAAACCCCTTTCCATTGAGGAGGTGGAGGTAGCACCCCCTAAGGCCCATGAAGTTCGTATTAAG GTTTCTTCCCTCTTATGCTGTCAAAAGGCCTATGGTGTGAGCGTCATTGTGGGAGTGCCTCCTGATTCCCAAAGCCTCTCAATGAACCCTATGATGCTATTGACTGGACGCACCTGGAAAGGAGCAATATTTGGTG TATACGTACCATCCTGA